The Ziziphus jujuba cultivar Dongzao chromosome 7, ASM3175591v1 genome includes a region encoding these proteins:
- the LOC107434892 gene encoding protein MKS1 — translation MNPPPQFPHGFQQPPPPSPPKRESQLVGPRPSPLKVSKDSHKIRKQPGHPPLPPAVHGRREEQFRQQRNEPVIIYAVSPKVIHATVADFMSIVQRLTGPSTSSSSPTGADLLSPAARLASIEKTSPSEREKPSSGDDFMDVVEGVEMGQFPSILSPAPATLPPISAEFFSPLSDPQTLSMLHDLSPFWQGNSFTASPSALLSAPLVSPSPSSLDIFNNFVDF, via the coding sequence ATGAACCCACCGCCCCAATTCCCACACGGCTTCCAGCAGCCGCCGCCGCCATCGCCGCCGAAACGAGAGAGTCAACTCGTCGGTCCGAGACCTTCGCCGCTCAAAGTCAGCAAAGACTCTCACAAGATCAGGAAGCAGCCAGGCCACCCGCCTCTCCCGCCGGCCGTCCATGGTCGCCGAGAAGAACAATTCCGGCAGCAGCGCAACGAGCCGGTCATCATCTATGCTGTCTCTCCCAAGGTCATCCACGCCACAGTCGCCGATTTCATGTCCATCGTTCAGCGCCTCACCGGCCCTTCAACGTCTTCATCCTCACCCACCGGCGCCGATTTGCTCTCCCCGGCGGCGAGACTGGCTTCCATCGAGAAGACGAGTCCTTCGGAGAGAGAGAAGCCCAGCAGCGGAGATGATTTCATGGATGTTGTTGAAGGGGTTGAAATGGGTCAATTCCCGAGCATATTGTCGCCGGCTCCCGCCACTTTACCGCCGATCTCGGCTGAGTTTTTCTCGCCGCTGTCTGATCCGCAGACTCTTTCGATGTTACATGATTTGAGTCCGTTTTGGCAAGGGAATAGCTTCACTGCAAGCCCTTCAGCTTTGCTTTCAGCTCCGTTGGTTTCTCCGAGTCCATCTTCTTTGGACATCTTCAACAATTTCGTTGACTTTTAG